A DNA window from Primulina tabacum isolate GXHZ01 chromosome 12, ASM2559414v2, whole genome shotgun sequence contains the following coding sequences:
- the LOC142520746 gene encoding uncharacterized protein At4g08330, chloroplastic produces MASVYCCRECGTNLSLHSANLYPPDFYFEAGNKNSISFSSVDSHKFRFEKEDKIRPFFETLNYWGIQRKRTKILCNSCGKLVGYIYDDGPPLTDGIGQFGMGPSQVIPRNPRYRFKNKALAIHSQT; encoded by the coding sequence ATGGCGTCCGTCTACTGCTGCAGAGAGTGCGGGACGAATCTCAGCCTCCACTCCGCCAACCTTTACCCACCCGATTTCTACTTCGAAGCCGGCAACAAGAACTCCATCTCCTTCTCCAGTGTCGACTCCCACAAGTTCAGGTTCGAGAAGGAAGACAAAATTCGCCCCTTCTTCGAAACCTTAAATTACTGGGGCATACAGAGGAAACGCACCAAGATTCTGTGCAACAGCTGCGGGAAGCTGGTGGGATACATCTACGATGATGGGCCGCCGTTAACCGATGGAATAGGGCAGTTCGGTATGGGCCCTAGTCAGGTTATTCCGAGAAACCCTAGGTACAGATTCAAGAACAAGGCTTTGGCGATTCATTCTCAAACCTGA
- the LOC142520745 gene encoding metal transporter Nramp3.1-like, with product MSSPPPHDHAPSNHPLHLPESSSSQEESRLLLSSPPSPTRRTQETKAGDDDAAFEPSEKILIVDFELESSDSTSVPPFSFKKLWLFTGPGFLMSIAFLDPGNLEGDLQAGAIAGYSLLWLLMWATAMGLLIQLLSARIGVATGRHLAELCREEYPYWAVVLLWFMAEIALIGADIQEVIGSAIAIQILSRGVLPLWAGVLITASDSFLFLLLENYGVRKLEAVFGVLISTMALSFAWMFADAKPSTKELIIGLLIPKLSSRTVRQAVGVVGCVIMPHNVFLHSALVQSREIDHNKKGQVQEAINYYTIESTAALLVSFMINLFVTTVFAKGFYGSKQADSIGLVNAGQYLEEKYGGGLFPILYIWGIGLLAAGQSSTITGTYAGQFIMGGFLNLRLKKSLRALITRSCAIVPTIIVALVFNKSESSLDVLNEWLNVLQSIQIPFALIPLLTLVSKEQVMGVFKIGLTLERIAWTVAALVIFINGYLLLNFFLSEVDGLLVGFFVCAGTVAYVVFILYLISHRGGELPNRLNQLLSNGYSCTEN from the exons ATGAGTTCACCTCCGCCACACGACCATGCACCCTCGAATCATCCCCTCCACCTCCCAGAATCATCGTCCAGCCAAGAAGAGTCGCGCCTTCTCCTATCCTCTCCGCCATCCCCCACCAGAAGAACCCAAGAAACCAAAGCCGGAGATGATGATGCCGCGTTTGAACCGAGCGAGAAGATCCTGATTGTCGATTTTGAATTGGAATCTTCGGATTCCACCAGCGTCCCGCCATTTTCGTTCAAGAAACTATGGCTGTTCACGGGGCCCGGATTCTTGATGAGTATAGCCTTTTTAGATCCCGGGAATTTGGAGGGGGATTTGCAAGCTGGGGCGATTGCAGGATACTCTCTGCTGTGGCTCTTGATGTGGGCTACTGCGATGGGTCTGCTGATCCAGCTGTTGTCTGCCAGAATAGGCGTGGCCACCGGCCGACATTTGGCCGAGCTTTGCCGCGAGGAGTATCCGTATTGGGCGGTGGTTTTGTTGTGGTTCATGGCGGAAATAGCGTTGATTGGGGCAGATATTCAGGAGGTGATCGGAAGTGCGATTGCGATTCAGATACTTAGTCGTGGGGTTCTACCCCTTTGGGCTGGTGTCTTGATTACTGCTTCAGATAG CTTTTTATTTTTACTTCTTGAAAACTATGGGGTGAGGAAATTGGAAGCTGTGTTCGGTGTTCTTATTTCAACTATGGCCCTATCATTTGCGTGGATGTTTGCTGATGCTAAGCCAAGCACAAAAGAGCTAATAATTG GTCTTTTGATCCCAAAACTGAGTTCGAGAACAGTCCGGCAAGCTGTGGGAGTTGTGGGCTGTGTGATAATGCCTCACAATGTCTTTTTGCACTCTGCTCTGGTGCAGTCGAGGGAGATTGACCATAACAAGAAGGGTCAGGTCCAAGAGGCGATAAACTACTACACCATCGAGTCAACAGCTGCTCTTCTCGTCTCCTTCATGATCAATTTATTTGTTACTACTGTCTTTGCCAAAGGGTTCTATGGAAGTAAACAAGCAGATAGTATTGGCCTAGTTAATGCCGGACAGTATCTTGAGGAAAAGTACGGCGGAGGCCTATTTCCGATTCTGTATATATGGGGTATTGGGTTATTGGCTGCTGGACAGAGCAGCACAATAACTGGTACGTATGCTGGACAGTTTATAATGGGAGGTTTTCTTAACCTTAGGTTGAAGAAATCGTTGAGGGCGTTGATTACTCGGAGTTGTGCAATTGTACCAACTATAATTGTAGCCCTGGTTTTCAACAAATCAGAATCATCTTTAGATGTACTGAATGAATGGCTGAATGTGTTACAATCGATACAGATTCCTTTTGCGCTTATACCGCTTCTCACTTTGGTGTCGAAGGAGCAGGTGATGGGAGTTTTCAAAATTGGGCTAACCCTCGAG AGGATTGCATGGACGGTGGCTGCCctagtgattttcattaacggGTATCTTTTGCTCAACTTTTTTCTCTCGGAAGTTGATGGACTGCTGGTCGGCTTTTTCGTTTGTGCTGGAACGGTAGCGTATGTTGTCTTTATATTATATCTTATATCGCATAGAGGCGGCGAACTTCCCAATCGGCTAAACCAGTTACTCTCCAATGGTTATTCTTGTACTGAAAATTAA